A stretch of DNA from Deltaproteobacteria bacterium CG2_30_66_27:
GGTTCCGCGTGGCGGCGGACGAGCACGGTTCGGTCGTCCTGTCCGCGGAGCCGTTTTCCGCGTCCGGCTCCCTCCACGTGCTGAGGGAGGCGGGGATCCGGGATTTCTTCGCCGACCTCCGGGGGCTCGGTCCGGCGGAGATCGCGGACGTGCTGGCGGCGCTCTCCGCCGACCGCGCGATCCCCGGAACGTCGACCTTCAACCTCCTCCGCCGGAACTTCTGACGTGTCGACCGCCGCGAATCTCCGGAACATAGGGATCATCGCGCACATCGACGCGGGGAAGACGACCTTCACCGAGCGGCTCCTCTACTACGCCGGGATCACCCACCGGATGGGAGAGGTCCACGACGGCGACGCGCAGATGGATTACCTGCCGCAGGAGAAGGAGCGGGGGATCACGATCACCGCGGCGGCGACGCATTTTTCGTGGCTCGGGGCGGAGATCCACCTGATCGACACGCCCGGGCACGTCGATTTCACCATCGAGGTCGAGCGGTCGCTCCGGGTGCTGGACGGCGCGGTCACGGTCTTCTGCGGCGTGGGGGGCGTGGAGCCGCAGTCGGAGGTCGTCTGGCGCCAGGCCGACCGGCACGGGATCCCGCGCCTGGCGTTCGTCAACAAGCTCGACCGGCCCGGGGCCGACTTCGACCGGGTGATCGACGACATGGCGCGCAAGCTCCACGCCCGCGGCGTTCCGCTGACCGTTCCGCTCTGCGAGGACGGGACGTTCGCGGCGGTGGCGGATCTGGTGACGATGGAGAAGGTGACGTTCTCCGCGGAGGACCAGGGGGCGGGGGTGTCGCGGGCGCCGCTCTCCGAAGCGGAAGGCCGGTCGTGCGCGCGGTACCGTGAGGCGCTTCTCGAGGCGGCCGCCGACGCCGACGACGCGGCGGCGGAGAAGTACCTCGCGGGGGAGAACGTCCCGGCGTCGCTCCTGCGGGCCGCCGTGCGCAAGGGGACGCTGGCCGGGAAGATCTTCCCCGTCTTCGCGGGTTCCGCGCTGCGCAACCTCGGGGTGCAGCCGGCGATGGACGCCATCGTCCACTATCTCCCCGCTCCGGAGGAGGCGCCGCCCGCCCGGGGCGACGATCCGTCGACCGGCGTGCCCGCGACGCGCGAACCGGTCGCGTCCGCGCCGTTCTCGGCCCTCGTCTTCAAGGTCCTCCAGGAGGAAGGGCGCCGCACCGTCTACCTGCGCGTCTATTCGGGGAAGGCGGAGGAGGGGGACACGCTGCTGAACGCCGCCACCGGACAGAAGGAGAAGGTGGCGCGCCTGTTCCGGATGCACGCGGGCAAGAAGGAGCGGATCGCCGCCGCGGCGGCCGGGGACATCGTCGGGGCGCGCGGGATCCGGTTCGCCCGCACGGGGGACACGCTGTGCGACCCCGGGGCGCCGATCGTGTACGAATCGATCGAGATCCGCAAGCCGGTCATGTCGGTCGTCGTCGAGCCGAGGACGGTGCGGGAGATGGAGCGCCTTCGGGAGCTCCTCTCGGCCATGACGGACGAAGACCCGACGCTGTCGTTCCGAGAGGACGCCGACACGGGGCAGATCCTCCTCTCCGGGATGGGGGAGCTTCACCTGGAGATCGCGGTCGACCGGCTGGCGCGGGAGCACGGCATGGAGGTGCGCAAGGGGAACCCGCAGGTGCTCTACCGGGAGACGGTGGCGTCGGCCGGTAGCGTGGAGAGCGTCTTCGAGCGGGAGATCGCGGAGCGCCAGGTGAAGGTCGCGACCGTGGTGGGCGTGTCGCCCGCCCCGCGCGGCGAAGGCGTGCGGATCTCCGACGGGTTCCGACTGCTCGGCCTG
This window harbors:
- a CDS encoding translation elongation factor G, with the protein product MSTAANLRNIGIIAHIDAGKTTFTERLLYYAGITHRMGEVHDGDAQMDYLPQEKERGITITAAATHFSWLGAEIHLIDTPGHVDFTIEVERSLRVLDGAVTVFCGVGGVEPQSEVVWRQADRHGIPRLAFVNKLDRPGADFDRVIDDMARKLHARGVPLTVPLCEDGTFAAVADLVTMEKVTFSAEDQGAGVSRAPLSEAEGRSCARYREALLEAAADADDAAAEKYLAGENVPASLLRAAVRKGTLAGKIFPVFAGSALRNLGVQPAMDAIVHYLPAPEEAPPARGDDPSTGVPATREPVASAPFSALVFKVLQEEGRRTVYLRVYSGKAEEGDTLLNAATGQKEKVARLFRMHAGKKERIAAAAAGDIVGARGIRFARTGDTLCDPGAPIVYESIEIRKPVMSVVVEPRTVREMERLRELLSAMTDEDPTLSFREDADTGQILLSGMGELHLEIAVDRLAREHGMEVRKGNPQVLYRETVASAGSVESVFEREIAERQVKVATVVGVSPAPRGEGVRISDGFRLLGLPPDVADAVEMGLREGAFFGALGYPVDDVAIELSRLEFLSGVPSPMAAKVAAAKAFHEAYEKGKPYLLEPVMAVEVVVPDEFLGGVIGDVNARRGKVASVDRRPGGSFLSAAIPLKEMFGYVTALRSLSQGRGTYTMKFSHYDKE